A DNA window from Enterobacter cloacae subsp. cloacae ATCC 13047 contains the following coding sequences:
- the lapB gene encoding lipopolysaccharide assembly protein LapB produces MLELLFLLLPVAAAYGWYMGRRSAQQTKQDEANRLSRDYVAGVNFLLSNQQDKAVDLFLDMLKEDTGTVEAHLTLGNLFRSRGEVDRAIRIHQTLMESASLTYDQRLLAVQQLGRDYMAAGLYDRAEDMFSQLVDETDFRIGALQQLLQIYQATSDWQKAIDTAERLVKLGKDKQRVEIAHFYCELALQQMGNDDMDKAMALLKKGAAADRNSARISIMMGRVFMASGDYAKAVESLLRVIDQDKELVSETLEMLQTCYQQLGKQDEWVAFLRRCVEENTGATAELMLSDVVEQHEGSDTAQVYITRQLQRHPTMRVFHKLMDYHLNDAEEGRAKESLMVLRDMVGEQVRSKPRYRCQKCGFTAYTLYWHCPSCRAWSTIKPIRGLDGQ; encoded by the coding sequence ATGCTGGAGTTGTTGTTTCTGCTTTTGCCTGTAGCCGCTGCCTATGGCTGGTATATGGGCCGCAGAAGTGCGCAACAAACAAAACAGGATGAGGCGAACCGACTCTCCCGCGACTACGTTGCAGGGGTGAACTTCCTCCTGAGCAATCAACAGGATAAAGCGGTCGACCTGTTCCTCGACATGTTAAAAGAGGACACAGGGACCGTTGAAGCACACCTGACCCTGGGCAATCTGTTCCGCTCGCGCGGCGAGGTTGACCGTGCCATTCGTATTCACCAGACCCTCATGGAAAGCGCCTCGTTAACTTACGATCAGCGCCTGCTGGCAGTACAACAGCTGGGCCGCGACTACATGGCGGCAGGGTTGTATGACCGTGCGGAAGACATGTTCTCGCAACTGGTGGATGAAACAGATTTCCGCATAGGTGCGCTGCAGCAGCTGCTGCAGATTTACCAGGCCACCAGCGACTGGCAGAAAGCCATTGATACCGCTGAACGTCTGGTTAAGTTGGGTAAAGACAAACAGCGCGTCGAGATAGCCCATTTTTACTGCGAACTGGCCCTGCAGCAGATGGGGAACGACGACATGGACAAAGCCATGGCGTTGCTGAAAAAAGGGGCCGCCGCAGACCGCAATAGTGCGCGTATTTCCATCATGATGGGGCGCGTGTTTATGGCGAGTGGCGACTATGCCAAAGCCGTTGAAAGCCTGCTGCGCGTCATTGATCAGGACAAAGAGCTGGTCAGTGAAACCCTTGAAATGCTGCAGACCTGTTATCAACAGCTGGGTAAACAGGATGAGTGGGTAGCGTTCCTGCGCCGCTGCGTGGAAGAGAACACCGGAGCCACCGCGGAGCTGATGCTTTCCGACGTAGTGGAGCAGCATGAGGGCAGCGACACGGCGCAGGTTTATATTACGCGTCAGCTGCAGCGTCATCCTACCATGCGGGTTTTCCATAAGCTGATGGATTACCACCTGAACGACGCAGAAGAAGGGCGTGCTAAAGAGAGCCTGATGGTGCTGCGTGACATGGTGGGCGAACAGGTGCGTAGCAAGCCGCGCTACCGCTGTCAGAAGTGTGGTTTTACCGCGTATACGCTATACTGGCACTGTCCTTCGTGCCGGGCCTGGTCAACCATCAAGCCCATTCGCGGTCTCGATGGACAGTAA
- a CDS encoding YmiA family putative membrane protein — protein MRLAMPSGSEEPQRDPALKRKAWLAVFLVSALFWVVVAFLAWNYWG, from the coding sequence ATGAGGTTAGCAATGCCTTCAGGAAGTGAAGAACCGCAAAGGGATCCTGCGCTCAAGCGTAAAGCCTGGCTGGCGGTCTTTCTCGTCTCCGCCTTGTTTTGGGTGGTGGTTGCTTTCCTGGCCTGGAACTATTGGGGTTGA
- a CDS encoding LapA family protein, with amino-acid sequence MKYLLIFLLVLAIFVISVTLGAQNDQQVTFNYLLAQGEYRVSSLLAVLFAAGFAIGWLVCGLFWLKVRVSLARAERKIKRLEHQIAPASDIPESSGVPVVKE; translated from the coding sequence GTGAAATATTTACTCATTTTCTTACTGGTATTGGCGATTTTTGTCATTTCAGTCACATTGGGTGCACAAAACGATCAACAGGTGACGTTTAACTATCTGCTGGCGCAGGGCGAGTATCGGGTTTCGAGCCTGCTGGCGGTCTTGTTCGCAGCGGGTTTCGCCATCGGCTGGCTGGTTTGCGGTCTGTTCTGGTTAAAAGTACGTGTTTCGCTTGCGCGCGCTGAACGTAAAATTAAACGCCTCGAACATCAAATTGCGCCTGCGTCCGACATTCCGGAAAGCTCTGGTGTGCCGGTCGTCAAGGAATAA
- the ribA gene encoding GTP cyclohydrolase II produces MQLKRVAEAKLPTPWGDFLMVGFEELATGQDHVALVYGDISGQTPVLSRVHSECLTGDALFSLRCDCGFQLEAALSHIAEEGRGVLLYHRQEGRNIGLLNKIRAYALQDQGYDTVEANHQLGFAADERDFTLCADMFKLLGVDEVRLLTNNPKKVEILTEAGINIVERVPLIVGRNPKNAHYLDTKAAKMGHLLSE; encoded by the coding sequence ATGCAGCTTAAACGTGTGGCAGAAGCCAAACTGCCAACCCCATGGGGCGATTTCCTGATGGTGGGATTTGAAGAACTGGCGACCGGACAGGATCACGTCGCGCTGGTGTACGGCGACATTTCAGGACAAACCCCGGTACTTTCTCGCGTTCATTCGGAGTGTCTGACCGGCGATGCGTTGTTCAGCCTGCGCTGTGATTGCGGTTTCCAGCTGGAGGCAGCGCTCTCTCATATTGCCGAAGAGGGTCGCGGTGTGCTGCTTTATCACCGCCAGGAAGGGCGCAATATTGGCCTGCTGAATAAAATCCGCGCCTACGCGCTGCAGGACCAGGGGTACGACACGGTAGAAGCAAACCACCAGCTCGGCTTCGCTGCCGATGAGCGCGATTTCACGCTGTGTGCGGATATGTTTAAGCTGCTGGGCGTGGATGAAGTACGCCTGCTGACTAACAACCCGAAAAAAGTCGAAATTCTGACCGAAGCGGGGATCAATATCGTTGAGCGCGTACCGCTCATTGTGGGACGTAACCCAAAAAACGCGCACTACCTCGACACCAAAGCCGCCAAAATGGGGCATCTGCTGAGCGAGTGA
- the yciH gene encoding stress response translation initiation inhibitor YciH, producing the protein MTDSNSRLVYSTETGRIDEPKAKAERPKGDGIVRIQRQTSGRKGKGVCLITGIDLDDAELAKLAAELKKKCGCGGAVKDGIIEIQGDKRDVIKSHLEAKGMKVKLAGG; encoded by the coding sequence ATGACCGACTCAAACAGCCGTCTGGTCTATTCAACCGAAACCGGGCGCATTGATGAACCGAAAGCGAAAGCAGAGCGCCCAAAGGGCGACGGTATTGTCCGTATCCAGCGCCAGACCAGCGGGCGTAAAGGTAAGGGTGTTTGCCTTATCACGGGTATCGATCTGGATGATGCAGAACTGGCGAAACTGGCGGCTGAACTGAAAAAGAAATGTGGCTGCGGCGGTGCCGTCAAAGACGGGATAATCGAAATCCAGGGTGATAAACGCGACGTCATTAAATCGCATCTCGAAGCCAAAGGGATGAAAGTAAAACTGGCGGGCGGCTAA
- the acnA gene encoding aconitate hydratase AcnA → MSVTLREASKDTLQAENKTWHYYSLPLAARTLGDISRLPKSLKVLLENLLRWQDGDSVTLEDIQALAGWLKHAHADREIAYRPARVLMQDFTGVPAVVDLAAMREAVKRLGGDTAKVNPLSPVDLVIDHSVTVDHFGDDDAFGENVRLEMERNHERYVFLKWGQQAFSRFSVVPPGTGICHQVNLEYLGKAVWSELQDKEWVAYPDTLVGTDSHTTMINGLGVLGWGVGGIEAEAAMLGQPVSMLIPDVVGFKLTGKLSEGITATDLVLTVTQMLRKHGVVGKFVEFYGDGLDSLPLADRATIANMAPEYGATCGFFPIDTVTLEYMRLSGRSEEQVALVEAYTKAQGMWRNPGDEPVFTSTLELDMGTVEASLAGPKRPQDRVALSDVPKAFAASNELEVNTAKKDHRPIDYVLNGHQYQLPDGAVVIAAITSCTNTSNPSVLMAAGLLAKKAVELGLKPQPWVKASLAPGSKVVSDYLAQARLTPYLDELGFNLVGYGCTTCIGNSGPLPEPIEMAIKQGDLTVGAVLSGNRNFEGRIHPLVKTNWLASPPLVVAYALAGNMNINLVTDPIGHDRKNDPVYLKDIWPSAREIALAVEEVSTEMFRKEYAEVFEGTPEWKAIDVVGSDTYDWQDDSTYIRLSPFFDEMLAEPAPLQDIHGARILAMLGDSVTTDHISPAGSIKADSPAGRYLQSRGVERRDFNSYGSRRGNHEVMMRGTFANIRIRNEMVPGVEGGMTRHLPGSDVISIYDAAVKYQQEGTPLAVIAGKEYGSGSSRDWAAKGPRLLGVRVVIAESFERIHRSNLIGMGILPLEFPQGVTRKTLGLTGEELIDISGLQNLQPGKTVPVTLTRADGKTEVLDCRCRIDTATELTYYQNDGILHYVIRKMLD, encoded by the coding sequence ATGTCGGTAACCCTACGCGAAGCCAGTAAGGACACATTACAGGCAGAAAATAAAACCTGGCACTACTACAGCCTGCCGCTGGCAGCCAGGACGCTTGGGGACATTTCGCGTTTACCCAAGTCCTTAAAAGTTTTACTGGAAAACCTCTTACGCTGGCAGGATGGTGATTCCGTCACCCTTGAAGATATCCAGGCGCTGGCAGGGTGGCTTAAGCATGCCCATGCTGACAGAGAAATTGCCTATCGACCGGCAAGGGTTCTGATGCAGGACTTTACCGGGGTCCCTGCTGTGGTTGACCTTGCGGCAATGCGCGAAGCGGTGAAGCGCCTTGGCGGCGATACCGCTAAAGTAAATCCGCTCTCTCCCGTTGATCTCGTTATCGACCACTCTGTCACCGTGGATCACTTTGGTGACGACGATGCCTTTGGCGAAAACGTACGTCTGGAAATGGAGCGTAACCACGAACGTTACGTCTTTCTGAAGTGGGGGCAGCAGGCCTTTAGCCGCTTTAGCGTCGTTCCGCCCGGTACGGGTATCTGCCACCAGGTGAATCTTGAATACCTGGGCAAAGCGGTCTGGAGTGAATTGCAGGATAAAGAGTGGGTGGCCTATCCGGATACTCTGGTGGGCACAGATTCGCATACCACCATGATTAACGGCCTGGGCGTTCTGGGCTGGGGCGTTGGCGGAATTGAAGCCGAAGCGGCCATGCTTGGCCAGCCGGTATCGATGCTGATCCCTGATGTGGTGGGCTTTAAGCTTACCGGCAAACTGTCGGAAGGCATTACCGCCACCGACCTGGTACTTACCGTCACGCAGATGCTGCGTAAGCATGGTGTGGTGGGTAAATTTGTCGAATTCTACGGTGACGGGCTGGATTCATTGCCGCTTGCCGACCGTGCCACCATCGCCAACATGGCGCCGGAGTATGGCGCAACCTGCGGCTTTTTCCCCATCGATACTGTCACGCTGGAATATATGCGCCTGAGCGGCCGTAGCGAAGAGCAGGTGGCGCTGGTTGAAGCGTATACCAAAGCGCAGGGGATGTGGCGTAACCCGGGCGATGAACCGGTATTTACCAGCACACTTGAACTGGATATGGGGACCGTCGAGGCGAGCCTGGCGGGGCCAAAACGTCCACAGGATCGGGTGGCGTTGAGTGACGTACCGAAAGCCTTTGCCGCCAGTAATGAACTGGAAGTTAACACGGCGAAAAAAGACCACCGCCCAATCGACTATGTCCTGAACGGACATCAGTATCAGCTTCCGGATGGTGCGGTTGTCATTGCAGCCATAACCTCCTGTACAAACACGTCGAACCCCAGCGTGCTGATGGCCGCCGGTCTGCTGGCGAAGAAAGCGGTAGAGCTGGGGCTTAAGCCACAGCCGTGGGTAAAAGCCTCTCTGGCACCGGGCTCCAAAGTGGTTTCAGATTACCTTGCACAGGCCAGATTAACGCCGTATCTGGATGAGCTGGGCTTTAACCTAGTGGGGTACGGTTGCACCACCTGTATCGGGAACTCGGGTCCGTTACCTGAACCGATTGAGATGGCGATCAAGCAGGGCGATCTCACCGTCGGGGCCGTTCTCTCCGGTAACCGAAACTTTGAAGGCCGTATTCATCCGCTGGTCAAGACCAACTGGCTGGCGTCTCCACCGCTGGTTGTGGCATACGCTCTGGCCGGGAATATGAATATCAACCTGGTCACCGATCCGATTGGCCACGATCGCAAGAATGATCCGGTCTATCTGAAGGATATCTGGCCATCTGCCCGGGAAATTGCATTGGCCGTAGAGGAAGTTTCTACCGAAATGTTCCGCAAAGAGTATGCGGAGGTGTTTGAAGGTACGCCGGAATGGAAGGCCATCGACGTCGTGGGTTCAGATACCTATGACTGGCAGGATGATTCGACCTATATCCGCCTGTCGCCGTTCTTCGATGAGATGCTGGCTGAACCTGCACCGCTTCAGGATATCCACGGCGCGCGCATTCTGGCGATGCTGGGAGACTCCGTCACCACGGACCACATTTCGCCGGCGGGAAGCATCAAAGCCGACAGTCCAGCAGGCCGTTACTTGCAGAGTCGGGGTGTGGAGCGCCGGGATTTCAACTCCTACGGCTCGCGTCGTGGTAACCATGAAGTGATGATGCGCGGCACGTTTGCCAATATCCGTATCCGCAACGAAATGGTGCCGGGCGTGGAAGGGGGCATGACGCGACATTTGCCGGGGAGCGACGTGATCTCAATTTATGACGCCGCCGTCAAATACCAGCAGGAAGGCACGCCGCTGGCGGTTATCGCCGGGAAAGAGTACGGCTCTGGCTCCAGCCGTGACTGGGCGGCCAAAGGCCCGCGTCTGCTTGGGGTTCGGGTGGTGATTGCCGAATCGTTTGAACGTATCCACCGTTCAAACCTGATAGGGATGGGGATCCTGCCACTCGAATTCCCGCAGGGCGTCACCCGTAAAACGCTGGGACTCACCGGGGAAGAGCTGATTGACATCAGCGGCCTGCAAAATCTGCAGCCGGGTAAAACGGTGCCGGTGACATTAACGCGCGCAGACGGTAAAACAGAGGTGCTCGACTGCCGGTGTCGTATCGATACGGCAACAGAACTCACCTATTACCAGAACGACGGCATTCTACATTACGTGATTCGTAAGATGCTGGACTGA
- the pyrF gene encoding orotidine-5'-phosphate decarboxylase, whose protein sequence is MTSVTSSTSRVVTDSPVVVALDYNKRDAALAFVDGIDPRDCRLKVGKEMFTLFGPQIVRDLQQRGFDVFLDLKFHDIPNTTAHAVAAAAELGVWMVNVHASGGARMMTAAREALLPFGSDAPLLIAVTVLTSMDENDLRDLGVTLSPAEHAERLARLTQNCGLDGVVCSAQEAVRFKTELGQNFKLVTPGIRPAGSEAGDQRRIMTPEQALAAGVDYMVIGRPVTQSANPAETLKAINASLKKGA, encoded by the coding sequence ATGACGTCTGTTACTTCCTCCACTTCCCGCGTAGTTACTGATTCTCCTGTTGTTGTTGCTCTTGATTACAATAAACGTGACGCTGCTCTGGCTTTTGTCGACGGTATTGACCCTCGCGACTGTCGCCTTAAAGTGGGCAAAGAGATGTTTACGTTATTTGGACCGCAAATCGTACGCGATCTGCAACAGCGCGGTTTTGACGTTTTCCTCGACCTCAAATTTCATGATATTCCAAACACCACGGCGCACGCCGTTGCCGCGGCTGCCGAGTTGGGTGTATGGATGGTTAACGTGCATGCATCGGGTGGGGCGAGAATGATGACAGCCGCGCGTGAAGCGCTTCTGCCGTTTGGCAGCGACGCCCCCTTGTTGATTGCGGTAACGGTGCTGACCAGCATGGACGAAAATGACCTGCGCGACCTCGGTGTGACGTTGTCACCGGCTGAACATGCAGAGCGTCTTGCGCGGCTGACGCAGAATTGCGGCCTGGACGGTGTTGTCTGTTCCGCGCAGGAAGCGGTGCGTTTCAAAACGGAGCTGGGCCAGAATTTCAAACTGGTCACGCCGGGTATCCGCCCAGCGGGCAGCGAGGCTGGCGATCAGCGCCGTATTATGACCCCTGAGCAGGCGCTGGCGGCAGGCGTGGATTACATGGTCATCGGCCGTCCGGTGACACAATCTGCCAATCCGGCAGAGACGCTTAAGGCTATCAACGCATCACTGAAAAAGGGGGCGTAA
- the pgpB gene encoding phosphatidylglycerophosphatase B — MLSIARRTAAGAAILLIMPLAVWVSGWMWQPGHNTLWLKTLYWITETVTQPWGIITHVVLCAWFLWCLRFRLRAALVLFAILGGAILVGQGVKSWVKGHVQEPRPFVVWLEKTHHVPVNEFYNLKRKDRGALVKEQLAEQQDIPTFLRKHWQKETGFAFPSGHTMFAASWALLAVGLLWPRRRTVTIAILLVWATGVMGSRLLLGMHWPRDLVVATLISWLLVTLATWLAERLCGPLTPPPEEKEEIAEREHSGV, encoded by the coding sequence ATGCTTTCAATCGCCAGACGAACGGCAGCAGGTGCAGCCATATTGTTGATTATGCCATTAGCCGTTTGGGTATCAGGCTGGATGTGGCAGCCCGGGCACAATACCCTGTGGCTGAAAACGTTATACTGGATAACAGAGACGGTCACCCAGCCATGGGGCATCATTACTCATGTAGTGCTTTGCGCCTGGTTTTTGTGGTGCCTGCGCTTTCGTCTCCGCGCAGCGCTGGTGCTCTTTGCTATCCTCGGTGGGGCGATTCTTGTTGGCCAGGGGGTAAAATCCTGGGTGAAAGGCCATGTGCAGGAGCCGCGGCCATTTGTGGTCTGGCTGGAAAAAACGCATCATGTTCCGGTGAATGAGTTCTACAATTTAAAACGTAAAGATCGCGGTGCGCTGGTAAAAGAACAGCTTGCGGAACAGCAGGATATCCCGACGTTTTTACGTAAACACTGGCAAAAAGAGACCGGCTTTGCGTTTCCATCCGGGCACACCATGTTTGCCGCCAGTTGGGCACTTCTTGCCGTCGGCCTTTTATGGCCGCGGCGTCGTACTGTCACTATCGCCATTTTACTGGTCTGGGCGACGGGGGTGATGGGGAGCCGTCTACTGCTGGGCATGCACTGGCCACGCGATTTAGTGGTGGCGACGCTCATTTCATGGCTGCTTGTTACCCTTGCCACCTGGCTGGCTGAACGGCTCTGCGGTCCGTTAACGCCGCCGCCGGAAGAGAAAGAAGAGATCGCCGAAAGGGAGCACAGTGGCGTCTGA
- the ymiC gene encoding small membrane protein YmiC: MNNMMSMKYWSWLGVFSASILFWSQLIWLALH; this comes from the coding sequence ATGAATAACATGATGTCTATGAAATACTGGTCATGGCTCGGCGTTTTTTCCGCGTCGATTCTGTTCTGGTCACAGCTTATCTGGCTGGCCCTCCACTAA
- the cysB gene encoding HTH-type transcriptional regulator CysB, which yields MKLQQLRYIVEVVNHNLNVSSTAEGLYTSQPGISKQVRMLEDELGIQIFARSGKHLTQVTPAGQEIIRIAREVLSKVDAIKSVAGEHTWPDKGSLYIATTHTQARYALPGVIKGFIERYPRVSLHMHQGSPTQIAEAVSKGNADFAIATEALHLYDDLVMLPCYHWNRSIVVTPDHPLAGKGSVTIEELAQYPLVTYTFGFTGRSELDTAFNRAGLTPRIVFTATDADVIKTYVRLGLGVGVIASMAVDPVSDPDLVRLDAHDIFSHSTTKIGFRRSTFLRSYMYDFIQRFAPHLTRDVVDTAVALRSNEDIEEMFKDIKLPAK from the coding sequence ATGAAATTACAGCAGCTTCGTTATATTGTTGAGGTGGTAAACCACAACCTTAACGTCTCTTCTACCGCTGAGGGGCTATATACCTCTCAGCCGGGTATCAGCAAGCAGGTCCGCATGCTGGAAGATGAGTTAGGTATTCAGATTTTTGCTCGTAGCGGTAAACACCTCACCCAAGTGACGCCAGCAGGGCAGGAGATTATCCGCATCGCGCGGGAGGTCCTCTCTAAAGTCGACGCCATTAAATCGGTGGCGGGTGAGCATACCTGGCCGGATAAAGGGTCGCTGTATATTGCTACCACCCATACCCAGGCACGCTATGCGCTGCCGGGCGTCATAAAGGGCTTTATTGAGCGCTATCCACGTGTTTCTCTCCATATGCATCAGGGCTCGCCGACGCAAATCGCTGAGGCGGTTTCGAAGGGTAATGCGGACTTTGCTATTGCAACCGAAGCGCTGCATCTGTATGACGATCTGGTTATGCTGCCGTGCTATCACTGGAACCGTTCTATTGTCGTCACGCCCGATCACCCGTTAGCCGGTAAAGGGTCGGTCACTATTGAAGAGCTGGCGCAATATCCCTTAGTGACGTATACCTTCGGCTTCACCGGGCGCTCCGAGCTTGATACTGCATTCAATCGTGCAGGATTAACGCCGCGTATCGTCTTCACCGCAACCGATGCTGACGTGATTAAGACCTACGTGCGGCTTGGACTGGGGGTGGGCGTAATTGCCAGCATGGCGGTTGATCCCGTATCTGACCCTGACCTCGTGCGTCTTGATGCGCATGATATTTTCAGCCATAGCACCACCAAGATTGGTTTCCGTCGCAGTACCTTCCTGCGTAGCTATATGTATGATTTTATTCAGCGCTTTGCCCCACATTTAACGCGCGACGTAGTCGATACGGCCGTAGCATTACGTTCAAATGAAGATATCGAAGAGATGTTTAAAGACATCAAACTTCCGGCAAAATAA
- a CDS encoding DNA-binding transcriptional regulator YciT encodes MNSRQQIILQMVIDQGRVSVVDLAKTTGVSEVTIRQDLNLLEKQSYLRRAHGYAVPLDSEDVETRMMNNYALKRELAEFAASLVNNGETVFIENGSSNALLARTLAEQKDITIITVSSYIAHLLKETRCEVILLGGIYQKKSESMVGPLTRQYVQQVHFSKAFIGIDGWQPETGFTGRDMMRSDVVNAVLEKECDAIVLTDSSKFGAVHPYTMGPISRFSRVITDDRLSEAHRNKLQEDGLIVDIIKKPA; translated from the coding sequence ATGAATTCCCGACAACAAATCATTTTGCAGATGGTCATCGATCAGGGGCGCGTGAGCGTCGTCGATCTCGCTAAAACGACAGGCGTTTCTGAAGTCACCATCCGTCAGGATCTGAATCTACTCGAAAAACAGAGCTACCTGCGTCGTGCGCATGGGTATGCGGTCCCGCTGGACAGCGAGGACGTAGAAACCCGCATGATGAATAACTATGCCCTCAAACGTGAGCTGGCTGAGTTTGCCGCGTCCTTAGTGAACAATGGCGAAACGGTCTTTATTGAGAACGGCAGTAGCAACGCCCTGCTGGCCCGCACCCTGGCCGAGCAAAAAGACATCACCATCATTACCGTCAGTAGCTATATCGCTCACTTGTTGAAGGAGACACGCTGCGAGGTCATCCTGCTGGGCGGTATCTATCAGAAAAAAAGTGAGAGCATGGTCGGCCCGCTGACGCGTCAGTACGTGCAGCAGGTGCATTTCAGCAAGGCCTTCATCGGTATTGACGGCTGGCAGCCCGAAACCGGCTTTACCGGTCGGGATATGATGCGTTCAGACGTTGTGAACGCGGTACTGGAAAAAGAGTGTGACGCAATCGTGCTGACCGACAGTTCAAAATTTGGCGCGGTCCATCCTTATACGATGGGGCCAATATCCCGGTTCAGCCGCGTAATTACTGATGACCGTCTGAGCGAAGCGCATCGGAATAAACTCCAGGAAGACGGACTTATCGTCGACATTATTAAAAAACCCGCCTGA
- the osmB gene encoding osmotically-inducible lipoprotein OsmB: MTLTSKKLAAAVLAITVAMSLSACSNWSKRDRNTAIGAGAGALGGAVLTDGSTLGTLGGAAVGGIIGHQVGK; encoded by the coding sequence ATGACCTTAACCAGCAAAAAATTAGCCGCCGCTGTTCTGGCAATCACTGTAGCAATGTCCCTGAGCGCATGCTCTAACTGGTCTAAACGTGACCGTAACACCGCCATTGGTGCCGGTGCTGGTGCACTGGGTGGTGCAGTATTAACAGACGGTAGTACGCTGGGTACATTAGGTGGTGCTGCTGTTGGTGGTATTATCGGTCACCAGGTCGGCAAATAA
- a CDS encoding crotonase/enoyl-CoA hydratase family protein produces MTVINQATCTLFTDTERFTQLSGYYEEERRTVWMMLRAQPRPCFNHALIEEIMNLSWLVRQSGFAVDFWVTGSLVPEMYNAGGDLQFFVECIQNGRREALRAYARACVDCVHAASRGFDTGAITLAMVEGSALGGGFEAALAHHFVLSQRDARLGFPEIAFNLFPGMGGYSLVARRSGMKLAEELIYKGESHTAEWYEQHGLVDVLFEPGQSYVSVRTFIDTLRPKMNGVKAMLRARTRVLQLPRSELMDITEDWVDAAFCLEPKDIAYMERLVMLQNRHQAAGLRKAS; encoded by the coding sequence ATGACAGTTATCAATCAGGCTACCTGCACACTGTTTACCGATACTGAACGTTTCACTCAGTTGTCCGGGTATTATGAGGAGGAGCGCCGCACAGTCTGGATGATGTTACGGGCGCAGCCACGACCTTGCTTCAACCATGCGTTAATCGAAGAGATCATGAACCTCTCCTGGCTCGTTCGCCAGTCCGGGTTTGCGGTCGATTTTTGGGTTACCGGTTCGCTGGTGCCCGAGATGTACAATGCGGGAGGTGATTTACAGTTCTTTGTCGAATGTATCCAAAACGGACGCCGCGAAGCGTTAAGAGCCTATGCCCGTGCCTGCGTGGACTGCGTTCATGCGGCGTCACGGGGGTTTGATACGGGGGCTATTACCCTGGCGATGGTCGAAGGCAGTGCGTTAGGGGGCGGATTCGAAGCCGCGCTGGCGCACCACTTTGTGCTGTCCCAGCGCGATGCCCGCTTAGGCTTCCCTGAGATCGCCTTCAACCTTTTCCCCGGCATGGGGGGGTACTCGCTGGTTGCTCGCCGCTCAGGCATGAAGCTGGCGGAGGAGCTCATCTACAAAGGGGAGTCTCATACGGCAGAATGGTATGAACAGCATGGGTTAGTGGATGTCCTGTTCGAACCCGGGCAAAGTTACGTCTCCGTCAGAACGTTCATTGACACGCTGCGGCCGAAGATGAACGGCGTAAAGGCGATGTTACGCGCCCGTACCCGCGTGCTGCAGCTGCCTCGCAGCGAGCTGATGGATATCACGGAAGATTGGGTTGACGCTGCGTTCTGCCTTGAACCAAAAGATATCGCCTATATGGAGCGTCTGGTCATGCTGCAAAACCGCCACCAGGCGGCGGGTTTACGCAAAGCCAGTTAG